In one window of Mauremys reevesii isolate NIE-2019 linkage group 22, ASM1616193v1, whole genome shotgun sequence DNA:
- the LOC120388834 gene encoding maestro heat-like repeat-containing protein family member 2B, with the protein MASYASPSLEKSFLYKALGTSLAVCQDLVHIKSQLHQFLTATDYMEAPERQGVISILALSAESHLDLTLNTLQEFGDAMSKVTIPGFISRLKDYHHGRRGQIHSTLMLTYSSVAVHAPKEQLLSRVEADITKNILLHYRASCQVLGITVANKDMNLKLTLIQNVMEISCAILETRDSQEFEFSYKLELLGYMLDFIKMEPLDSLTSPVRYQHSH; encoded by the exons atggccagctatgccagcccctcccttgagaag agtttcctgtataAGGCGCTAGGAACGTCCTTAGCAGTTTGCCAGGACCTGGTCCATATTAAATCACAGCTTCATCAATTTTTGACAGCAACAGATTATATGGAagcccctgagagacag ggagtcatttccatcctcgcactctctgctgagagccacttggaCCTCACCCTGAACACACTTCAGGAGTTTGGGGATGCAATGAGCAAGGTTAcgattcctgggttcatcagccgcctgaag GACTACCACCATGGGAGAAGAGGCCAGATTCACAGCACCCTGATGCTGACCTACAGCAGCGtggctgtccatgctccaaaagaACAGCTTCTCTCCCGAGTAGAGGCCGACATCACAAAgaacatccttctccattacagagccagtTGTCAG gtgctgggcatcactgttgcgaacaag gacatgaacctaaaattaaccctcatccagaatgtcatggagattagctgtgccatcttggagaccagagactcccaAGAGTTCGAATTCTCATACAAACTGGAGCTCCTTGGCTACATGTtg gacttcattaaaatggaaccactggattccctgacatctccagttcgctaccag
- the LOC120388120 gene encoding maestro heat-like repeat-containing protein family member 2A — translation MENHTELVHCVVQLARSSPEDLIAFLHSQLKIKNEAVCVTSLKLLRAIVDADLPETRPKKCLIVKAVKSTFSDQNATVRKAVLHFIQRLLSLQSVENCAAWDMVAHVFTEFSVSTSKLAIPEENMIQTLCTDILQCLDTSVTGMTQVLWPRLLEYVVPVQYTGTLKPLCRCLRELAEKKQQEGEEAACLDYGGPVKLPRPQGLLARLLVVASSPYAGEGHGCAALQLLQALHQNIHVAVGEMWGVKIPSLLQYIEGKVLVRRSAVHGA, via the exons atggaaaatcacacagagctggtcCATTGTGTAGTTCAACTAG CCCGTTCTTCTCCAGAGGATCTGATAGCCTTTCTGCACTCACAGCTGAAGATTAAGAATGAGGCTGTTTGTGTGACCTCTTTGAAgctgctcagagctattgttgatgctgact tgCCTGAGACAAGACCGAAAAAGTGTctgattgtgaaggcagtgaaatccactttcagtgatcagaatgctacg gtgaggaaggcagttcttcatttcatccagaggctgctcagcttacaaagtgtggagaactgtgcagctTGGGATATGGTAGCACATGTTTTCACGGAGTTCAGTGTGTCCACCAGCAAACTG gctattccggaagaaaacatgatccaaaccctgtgcactgacatcCTGCAATGTCTGGACACCTCGGTCACTGGAATGACCCAA gtgttatggccaaggcttctcgaatatgtggtgccagttcagtacactggtactttgaagcctctctgcagatgccttagggagctggctgagaaaaagcagcaggaaggagaagaagctgcttgcCTTGACTACGGTGGACCAG tgaaactccctagaccccaggggctgctggcacgactcctg GTAGTAGCCTCGTCCCcttatgcaggagaaggacacggatgtgctgccttgcagttactacaggccctgcaccaaaatatccatgtagcagtgggtgagatgtggggagtaaagatcccatctctgctgcagtacattgaaggtaaagtgctagttaggaggagtgcggtccatggagcatag